The stretch of DNA AATAGAACAGCTGCAAAAAAGCCAATTAAATAAGTAGGTAATACATTATTTACCAATATAGGGTAAGCTTGATCAGCAATTTTAATTTGATCAGCATACAAATGATACGCAATCACACCTGGCAAAACAACAATTAAAGGACCCAATATTTTGAGAAAAGAAGCTAACAATAATCCTTTTTGTCCCTCTTTTAAATTTTTTGCTCCAAGAGCTCTTTGAATAATAGCCTGATTGGTTCCCCAATAAAACAATTGAACCAACATCATACCTGTAAAAATAGTAGAAAAAGGAATATAAGAATCTGGACCTCCTATCGAATTCATATGCTCTGGATGATCAGTAAACAATCGATCTATTCCTTCACTCAAACTACCTTCTCCCATAACCATTAAACCAAAAAATGGAATTAACAATCCTCCAACTAATAATCCAATTGCATTAATTGTATCTGAAATGGCTACAGCTTTTAACCCACCAAAGATAGCATATACTGAACCTATTAAACCTATCCCCCATACGCATACCCAGATAGAGGTTGTATGACTAATACCTAACACATTAGGTATATCAAATATTGTACTAACAGCTACTGCTCCAGAATATAATACAATAGGTAATAAAATCACCACATATCCTGACAAAAACAATATTGAAACTATAGTTTTTGTCGTCTTATCATAACGTTCTTCTAAAAATTGAGGAACTGTAGTAATTCCTCCTTTCAAATAACGAGGCAATAAAAATAAAGCTGTAACAACCATTGCAATAGCAGCTAATGTTTCCCACGCCATAACCAAAATTCCTTGCTCAAAAGCTTGTCCATTTAAACCAACAATTTGTTCTGTAGATAAATTGGTTAACAATAAAGAACCTGCAATCACCGGAGCTGTCAAACTTCTTCCTCCCAAGAAATAACCATCCGATGATGATTCATTATTTGACCGTGTCATAAAATAAGATACGAATGCTACTAACAACGTAAAACCAACAAATGAGATAATTCCAACAAGTTCCATATTAAATTTAAGTTTTAAGAGTTCAATCTCCTATTTTTAATGTAGCTAATTTAGATGATTTGTCTATTA from Flavobacteriaceae bacterium UJ101 encodes:
- a CDS encoding putative symporter (Belongs to the sodium:solute symporter (SSF) (TC 2.A.21) family.) codes for the protein MELVGIISFVGFTLLVAFVSYFMTRSNNESSSDGYFLGGRSLTAPVIAGSLLLTNLSTEQIVGLNGQAFEQGILVMAWETLAAIAMVVTALFLLPRYLKGGITTVPQFLEERYDKTTKTIVSILFLSGYVVILLPIVLYSGAVAVSTIFDIPNVLGISHTTSIWVCVWGIGLIGSVYAIFGGLKAVAISDTINAIGLLVGGLLIPFFGLMVMGEGSLSEGIDRLFTDHPEHMNSIGGPDSYIPFSTIFTGMMLVQLFYWGTNQAIIQRALGAKNLKEGQKGLLLASFLKILGPLIVVLPGVIAYHLYADQIKIADQAYPILVNNVLPTYLIGFFAAVLFGAILSSFNSGLNSAVTLFGVDIYREYINKGASDKETVKAGKVFGIILAILSMFIAPLIANAPDGLFGYLQEVNGCYSIPILTIIVVGYLTKYVPAVAAKIAVILGSVLYGISQFVLKPYVVGDENYPHFLHVMAILFIMNVLIMLIIGKIYPRKEAFVLTDSGKVNIIPWKYATLVGGVICLIVVGVYVYFS